The genomic stretch GAGCTGGGAAAGGAGAAAATGCAATCCGTGCTTGAGCTTGAAAGCATGGCTGCCTGTCTGAAAGCACAGCTAGCAGGACGGTACCTAGTCATTACTGCTACCTCTTCCTCGAGGGGGCCATGCAGGTTGTGGGAAGCTTCAATATTAGCCAAGCGAGTCTGTACTTTGTAAGCACATTAATGACCACGGCCGGCCCTCGACGGTGAATGTTCTACGTTACCTATCCGTTCATTGGTCAATCGACGGGAGGAGACCGAGCAGTAGATCGGAAAAAAATTCCCTCGAATGGAGAAATGGTCATTCTCCTCTTTATACTACTCCATATGGTGGCCGGCAACAGAGGTTCATCCTTTTCGCAGTCTATACAAAGAATCTGACCGTCACCACGTCTCTCCCGGACTGAGCATACAACATGTATGAGACtcaagaaagaaggaaagaaaaaggtcgaccgggagaagagggctgcagagaggagaagagagtcaTTGTCTGAGACGACTTTTCGACAGCCTTGCGCGCGGTTGGCCATCGACTCACCCTGCAGTTGGTTATGCCGTGACTTGCCAGCCTGCTCCAAGAGCCTCACTTTTACCTCTTCCCTGTCCACTTCACACTTACACTGCCCCATGCCAACTCAGACTTGCTTTGGCCGAACAACAAGGTAAATACTAGTCACGTCGGTGTCAGATTATCACATTATGTTGAATGTTTGCGGCCAAGTTCTTACATCCGGCGTCTCACAGTGAGCATTTTACAAATAATACCGTTGCTAGGGTTTCCTATTAAGCAAAAAGCTTTTTAGCATGGGCCGAAGGAGATGCACGCTCAATTCCGTGTCTTATTCCTTCATGACGGAGACGTAATGGTCTATATGGAGCAACTCCACGTTCATTTCGGCCTCGCCGCTCCAATACGCCCTTGTCTCACGACGAAGCATACTCTCAATCTGACATGATTCGACGTGAGATGTGCCACATGTCTCGGTCAAGCTTGCCGGTCAAGGGcgcttcatcatcgccagcgaAGCGCCATCTcgccttgccagcagcggGCTGGCTAATCGGAGAGATTTGGTTGAGCCGTCAGGCCGACGCATTGGCTGTCTCACTTCACGGCTGCCGGCCTAAACGTCAATCAAATATGTACGATTAAGCAGGGAGCAACCCGGCGGTCAAGAAAGGCAAACACGGACCTTCTCCGTCGTCCATGGATGATGTAGCCATGGCGCTTAGGAGCGCCTGTGAAGCCACGAATCCTGAGCCAGAGCGACAACGAAACAAGGGTGAAGGCGGCCCAATTTTAGGACCCAGAGTCCGTGCGGAAAGATTAAGAAGGAGGTCGAGAAGAGATATcgagagggaagagggaagaaaaaaaggtcaacCATGAAGAGACTGCAGACGTCTCAAGCAAAGAGaattggctgcagcggcagTAGCCGCAAAAAGAGCGGTAGCGGTACCTGGATTGGGATGAACGGGCCTTTTGGTTGATGTCCACTTCATCAGTTTAGCTATCCGGGCGGCTTAAACTCTCGGCCTTCCAGCCATTGCCTTTAGCTCTCCCAACGGGTCGCCATCATCCACCCCCCTCCACCCGACTCTGATCGCCGATGGCACAGCACCTATACCAACACCTGGGCATGGCAACAGCGAGCGAATGAGTTAAAATACGGCCATGGCTATATCTGGATGCTGATATGTGCGAGGCCACGTTTGCCAAGCATTCGTTCTTGATACGTTCAGGCAGAATAGGACTCGGCTCCGCCTGGTGGTGGCTCACTACGACCACCGAGCACCGTCTCCGGCCAACACTCCAAGATCTGGCCATCCCACGCATGCTGTCATTGCCCTCTGCTCTCTCTATATATGTCACTCTCGTCTTCCCACGCAAGTCAGCAGTTGGAATCCCCGCAATTATGTCATGCATCGTGGCTgtcttcatcctctcccTGGACCCTGGCCACTCTCAGGCCGTTGTCTGGACCCTCAATGCCCTTTCTCCCAGTGCGCAATTtgcattctctctctctctcgtacCTGTGTCCCATCTTTCTGTGCTCAGTGCCCAAGACAATTCAGAGACCCCCCAGGTCCCCACTTCAGCATGCTATTCGACTTTTGCTCTTCGCCCGTCCCACACCCGGACCGCAGGTCTTTTGCTCGGCCTAGGGTTTTGGCTCTGCCTGCTATATCGGTGTATGCTCGTATGAGTGAGTGCTCCGTACCACGCCGCGTGCAAATGGTGTTTGGCAATCATGCCCCCAAGAAACACACGACACGCCGGCATCGAGCCCCAGCAaggccctcccccccccttgaTGCCTAACCTGGGCTTCTGTCTTGGTCGTTTTGTGAGCTCCGGAACTAGCCCCGGCCCAGGTAGCACGTCTCCGGCAGGGCTTTGGAGGTTGGATCTTCACAATGTTGCCGATTTACTACAAAACTGTCCCATTCTGCTGCTTTCGTGCTCCTTTCGCCCCCCCCTCTTGAACCCTGAGGGCATCCCTTGCCACTGCTCTATGCTTCACGCTCAGCTCCCAATTGATGACCCTGTCCACGGTTACGGGCCTTGCTGAAGTCGCCGTCTCCTCCGTCACCGCCGTTCGCCTCCGGTTCTTCTGTCCGTAGCCCGATAACAAGATGAGCGCCGCCGCATCCCGCAAGTCACGCATAGCCACGAGTGTGGCGAGAGTTATGTACACCAATGCAGTCTATTTCCCTAGCAGCAGAATATATCAAGGTGATTCGCCGGGAATGCTCAATTACAGCTGCATCAACCACGTGTATTATGCGTATGCCAGCGTGACGGCGGACGGCAATGTATTTGTGAGTTTTGACAAAGTCCCAGAGACCACCCATATGGCAGAGCGGCTTCTTTTCCCGCGCAATGGTTCGGAAAAAGCTGAGAATATTTCACCTGCATGATGTTGCTCGGCTGCTGACTTGTGACGTGTGGCCCAGCTCGGCGATGAGTGGGCCGATGCCAGAGCGCCAGTGGATGGTGTTCAGGGTGGCTTGGGATCCTTGATGCATCTCAAGCAGAGGCACCCTCACCTGCAGGTCGTCTTATCTATCGGCGGCAGCACTGCGTCAGAGGTGTTCCCCATTGTTGCCTCAAGCACTCTCCTCCGAGATAATTTTGCCCGGTCTGCCCTTGGCCTCGTGGAAGCATCCGGGCTCGATGGCGTTGACAGTAAGTGCAGACGGACAAGACAAGGGATGAACAGAGAGATGAAGCACGGAGATCAAgttcacacacacacactctctctctctcacctTCACCGCATACAAGAGTCTTTAGCTAACTGTTGGCCTGCCTGGATAGTTGCCTGGGAGTTTCCATCCCAAGCTAAGCATGGCCACGACTtcctggccttgctggcaGCAGTGCGGATTCATATGCCAGAAGACCGCTTCATTTTGACAGCTGTCCTCCCTGCGGCGAAGGAGGTTCTCCAACTAATCGACCTCAGCACAGCGGCCGAGTACCTTGACTACATCAACCTTGTGGCATATGACTTCTTCGGCACGTGGACGTCCAAGACTGGCCATCACGCCCAGCTATATACCATGAACAAGGATGAACCCTCAGCATCGACTGGCGTGGCCTATGTCATTGCCCAAGGATTCCCCCCAAAGAGCATCCTGCTCGGGATCCCGACCTACGGACGAAGCTTCCTCAAGGCCAATGGACCAGGGCAGGACTTTAACGGTGTTGGCGGGCAAGATGGCACATTCGAATACGGCGAATTACCACGAAAGGGATGCAAAGAGATTGTGGATAGGCGCTACATTGCGGCCCAATGTGTCGGTGGTGATGGGGGGGTTTGTCACGTATGACAACCCCGAGACggtcaaggtcaaggcgGAATTTTGCAAGCAAAAGGGATTAGGGGTTTGTGGAGCTCAAATTTGTCCAATCTTTGTGAGACACAAATTGGTTGCTAACTATCAAATTTTTTAACATTGCAGGGGCTCTTTTACTGGAACGGGCCGGCTGACTCTCGAGATCAAGCACGAAGTCTGATTGCGGCTGGTTTCCGCGCTCTACACACCTCGTGAGGCACAGAGTGTCGGTATGACGTCTCTCTCCGCctcgttttctcttttgttttgtgcCCGTGTGGCACATATCGAATTCTCATTACGCATACGCCTATTGACTCTCGCCTTACCGCTACTACTAGTGCCAGCAGATGGCATCAATGGGAGGGGTGGCTTGGCTCGCACGAGCGGTGCTGCATGACTCGGACGTGGCCGCAGGAAGGCGTTCCGaacttcatctccagctgTGGCCCCATAACGCGGTAACGTGGTAACGAAtgttctttttgttctttttcttcgtctacttttctttttttgggcggAAGCAAACAGCATGCTTTGGCAAAGCCGGAGTGGATCaggggggaaagaaaataGAAGGAGATGCGCGGGTTCCATTGGTGCGCAACGGAAAAACGAATATCTTATGATGATATCCCTTTATAGACTTCAAATAGACGGGAGCAGGCGTtgttggcttttttttcttctcttcctcttctggTTACGGTAATAGACGTCcaatctctttctctttctgtcTCTGGCTCTCTCCACGCGCCACCTGGCAGCATCTAAGCTTGATGATGCCCTCCGCTATTCGACGGGCTAGCTGGCCACGAGCCCCATCGCTCTTCATAGCGTCATTATCGTGGCTCTACACGCTCGAGAGGAAGGAGGATTTTTGTGGCACCAAGCAGATGGGAAAACGTCACTCAGCAGTGGTGCGTTTCAAATCCGAAGGCGCCCAACTGGGCCAACTGGGGTAAGACGACGTTCTGGGTCTGCAATTAGAAATTTGGAGCCTCTGctctcccctctttttttcttccgtgcgtatgtgtgtgtgtgtgtgtgtgtgtgtctcGTGGAGCTTCTTACTTGTACTATACGGGCTTGCTTTGAACAAGACAAATGAAAAAAACTGGGCCTTGCGAGCTATGGCGGTTGTCTTTTTTGACTGGCtccgtttcttttttgggggtcccttttttttttttttttttggcagcTTGACAGGGAAAGGCAAGCCCATCGGCTGGTGACGCTTTGGTTGGAAGCAGATGCACACGGGCGGAGCGAAGGGCGGCCGAGTTCGGGCTTTTGGGCGACGGGACGAGAGTTGCGTTGGGAGTTTggtgagatggagagagactGGGAGGAGCTGGGGATGATTTGTTTATGGAGATGTTTTTGACCTGGTGATGGCCTTGTAGATTACGATACGCCTAGGTGTTTTTTACTCGTCGTGATGCATATGAAGCTCGACATGTGAGAATGAGAAGCACTCGCCGCAAGAAGgattaaatcttttttttttttttagacgCACTACATTAGCACATGCGTGCTAAAAACTGGGTTGCAGTTTTCTCCTACTTCTTTGACGTTCGTAAGAGTTACAGCCATGTATGTCTGTATGTATGTAGTCTAGTTTAGTTTTTTTTGCATGTATGCGCTGCTTACTACCTGTCACTTCGGACTAATGCCGCCTGTGCCTCTTCGTGtttggctgcttggggcCGGAAGCAGGTCAACTGCTAAACTCTATGgcaattttttatttttattttatttttgaGCGGTCCCGGCGAGCTCCGTGAGGCGTAGACGTGATGGCTTTTTGGGGGTTAGGTAGGTTATGTAGGTGATGCTATATTTCCCAGAGGCCAATTAGGCTagaagaaagggaagagaaagaaggcagTATTATTCCATGATATGTTTACGCTAAGCATTCCGATGATACTGAGGGAAATAAAACATGGGAAAAGTCACCTCATAAGACAGATAAGCAgtaagcaaaaaaaaaaaacatactACTGCCTCAAAATTTACGCAAAATCCTGCCCGAAAGACGTGGCTGGCTTGCCTTCTCGATAGGGTTTGTGGATAGGGAGAAgctctgttttttttttttttttgagcCCACCCCGGCCCATATTAAAAACAGAagggaaaaataaaaaaaaataaaaccgCCTACCAGGTCTTTATGACATATGATGCTTGCATGCATGAGCCTCACGTG from Trichoderma atroviride chromosome 3, complete sequence encodes the following:
- a CDS encoding uncharacterized protein (CAZy:GH18), whose translation is MSAAASRKSRIATSVARVMYTNAVYFPSSRIYQGDSPGMLNYSCINHVYYAYASVTADGNVFLGDEWADARAPVDGVQGGLGSLMHLKQRHPHLQVVLSIGGSTASEVFPIVASSTLLRDNFARSALGLVEASGLDGVDIAWEFPSQAKHGHDFLALLAAVRIHMPEDRFILTAVLPAAKEVLQLIDLSTAAEYLDYINLVAYDFFGTWTSKTGHHAQLYTMNKDEPSASTGVAYVIAQGFPPKSILLGIPTYGRSFLKANGPGQDFNGVGGQDGTFEYGELPRKGCKEIVDRRYIAAQCVGGDGGVCHV